In Flammeovirgaceae bacterium 311, one DNA window encodes the following:
- a CDS encoding signal transduction histidine kinase, translating into MEKLSDARIWIWGMLILNIIYFMFFCLQLVMVGNEPAGKVIGWQLLFTFVVWEVTRLAVRISRFMLPGLQRIHVRLLCLAAILLALAILLGSWHVWMERWLGFWQSQEINIFSYLHSIGITLFFCLLIAGVYEALYYLEQWKKSVKEAEEQEKRNLQS; encoded by the coding sequence ATGGAGAAACTAAGCGACGCCAGGATATGGATCTGGGGCATGCTTATCCTGAACATAATTTACTTTATGTTCTTCTGCCTGCAGCTAGTTATGGTGGGTAACGAACCGGCAGGTAAAGTAATAGGCTGGCAACTTCTTTTTACATTTGTTGTGTGGGAGGTTACACGGCTGGCTGTACGAATCAGCCGGTTTATGCTTCCGGGCTTGCAGCGCATTCATGTTCGCTTACTTTGTTTGGCGGCTATACTACTGGCGCTGGCAATCCTGCTGGGTAGCTGGCATGTATGGATGGAGCGCTGGCTGGGCTTCTGGCAATCACAGGAAATTAACATCTTCAGCTACCTCCACAGCATTGGCATCACCTTGTTCTTTTGCCTGCTGATTGCAGGGGTCTACGAGGCCCTGTATTATTTGGAGCAGTGGAAGAAATCGGTGAAGGAGGCAGAAGAACAGGAAAAGAGAAACCTGCAAAGCTAG
- a CDS encoding CBS domain and cyclic nucleotide-regulated nucleotidyltransferase (COG2905 Predicted signal-transduction protein containing cAMP-binding and CBS domains) translates to MNEQERLAFLKTVVPFQLLPEEVLQGVVNLLEEVRYPKEAVIYQQDISKMRGVDILVEGEYNAFFYDSNQIKRLPETYGRGFCYGGFSVLLNKKKSIRTVIAKKGTVVYFLHRSHFKALCQAYEDFFQYFTLQFAKRMLNDEYAHFVKPSNSLDENYIAADRFYSRRLETVESRELVRCAHDAPVYNAAALMGKHRVSCLFVEDDEHRIIGYITDITLRDNVVARQRSSQTPVWEVMDQPIVSISPEAYVYEAMLLMFRTKTRYLLIEREGEAIGFISRNKLLSDQAQSPFVFIQSVKLAVSVEELTRKWQTVPEIVYQLLRRGVRAEIVNQMITTVADTIAQKVIEGVIDEMGPPPAKFVFMVLGSEGRKEQTLNTDQDNAIIYEDKANEQRDLVRDYFLKFAEQVSEKLNTIGFSFCEGGFMAKNPKWTHSLSHWKRNYKTWIEESNQERVMNFATFFDCRFLYGEPAIMEELKDFLEEELKELQEIFFYHMARNALQYEPPLTTFFKNIRTFTKGSQQVFNIKKTMTPIVDLVRVYALKNRIFLSNTGERLEALKDSGAFTETEYRELLQSYYYLMGMRLKNQAIQIIHDKTPSDNLMDPNKLTKVEQVTLKEIFKVISDFQAKIRLVFTRQLY, encoded by the coding sequence ATGAACGAACAGGAACGTCTGGCTTTTCTAAAGACCGTAGTGCCCTTTCAACTGCTGCCCGAGGAGGTGCTGCAGGGGGTGGTAAACCTGCTGGAAGAAGTACGCTATCCCAAAGAAGCAGTAATTTATCAGCAGGATATATCCAAAATGCGCGGGGTAGATATTCTGGTGGAGGGAGAGTACAATGCTTTCTTTTACGACAGCAACCAGATCAAGCGCCTGCCCGAAACCTACGGCAGGGGCTTTTGCTACGGGGGCTTTTCTGTGCTGCTCAACAAGAAAAAATCCATCCGAACCGTAATCGCCAAAAAAGGCACTGTGGTCTATTTTCTGCACCGCAGTCATTTCAAAGCCCTATGCCAGGCATACGAAGATTTTTTCCAGTACTTTACCCTGCAGTTTGCAAAGCGCATGCTCAACGATGAATATGCCCACTTTGTAAAGCCCTCCAATAGCCTTGATGAAAATTATATTGCAGCAGACCGCTTTTATTCCCGCAGGCTGGAGACGGTAGAGAGCCGCGAGCTGGTGCGGTGTGCGCATGATGCGCCGGTGTATAATGCTGCTGCCCTCATGGGGAAGCACAGGGTTAGCTGCCTGTTTGTAGAAGATGACGAGCACAGGATTATAGGGTATATCACGGATATTACCCTGCGCGACAATGTAGTGGCCCGCCAGCGAAGTTCGCAAACGCCTGTGTGGGAGGTAATGGATCAGCCAATTGTTTCCATTAGCCCGGAAGCTTATGTATATGAGGCTATGCTGCTGATGTTTCGGACTAAAACCCGTTACCTGCTCATTGAGCGTGAAGGTGAGGCCATTGGGTTCATCAGCCGGAACAAACTTTTAAGTGACCAGGCGCAGTCGCCTTTTGTATTTATTCAGTCGGTAAAACTGGCGGTTTCGGTAGAGGAGCTCACCAGGAAATGGCAAACGGTGCCTGAAATTGTATACCAGCTGCTAAGGCGTGGAGTAAGGGCAGAAATTGTAAACCAGATGATTACTACGGTAGCCGATACCATTGCCCAAAAGGTAATTGAAGGTGTTATTGACGAAATGGGCCCGCCTCCGGCCAAATTTGTTTTCATGGTATTGGGCAGCGAAGGCCGCAAGGAGCAAACGCTTAATACCGACCAGGACAATGCCATTATATACGAAGATAAGGCCAATGAACAGCGGGACCTGGTGCGGGATTATTTCCTGAAATTTGCCGAACAGGTTTCCGAAAAGCTCAATACGATTGGCTTTAGCTTTTGTGAGGGTGGCTTTATGGCTAAAAATCCTAAATGGACGCACTCCCTCTCCCACTGGAAGCGTAATTACAAAACCTGGATCGAAGAATCGAACCAGGAGCGGGTGATGAATTTTGCCACCTTTTTTGACTGCCGTTTTCTCTATGGTGAGCCTGCCATTATGGAGGAGCTTAAGGATTTTCTGGAGGAGGAGTTAAAGGAGCTGCAGGAGATCTTCTTCTACCACATGGCCAGGAATGCCCTTCAGTATGAGCCGCCCCTGACCACCTTTTTCAAAAACATCAGAACCTTTACCAAGGGCTCTCAGCAGGTATTTAATATCAAAAAAACCATGACCCCCATTGTGGACCTGGTGCGGGTGTATGCCCTTAAAAACCGTATTTTCCTATCAAACACCGGCGAGCGGCTGGAGGCGCTGAAAGACAGTGGTGCCTTTACAGAAACAGAATACCGCGAATTGCTGCAGTCGTACTATTACCTGATGGGCATGCGACTGAAGAACCAGGCTATTCAGATCATTCACGATAAAACCCCGTCTGATAACCTGATGGATCCCAACAAGCTGACCAAGGTAGAGCAGGTAACCTTAAAAGAAATTTTTAAGGTAATCTCTGATTTCCAGGCCAAAATAAGACTGGTTTTTACCAGGCAATTGTATTAG
- a CDS encoding exonuclease RNase T and DNA polymerase III (COG0847 DNA polymerase III, epsilon subunit and related 3'-5' exonucleases), with amino-acid sequence MKEYLLFVDTETSGLPKDWNKPYSAVGNWPYIVQLAWVVYTREGEEVKQENHYIKPLDYGITDVSREIHGISDEYLMEHGKARRLVMQQLHKDLLHYQPLIVGHFMQLDYHMMGLGFYRAGLSNPLTSLPTFCTMQLTHNFYRESGYKYMRLEQLYLKLFGTKLEQQHDALVDATATARCFFELWRRGEITESVVARQRQSYALKEKEPTDGAGRRIMIFLVLASLALLLYFFFK; translated from the coding sequence GTGAAAGAGTACCTGCTGTTTGTAGACACCGAAACCTCCGGATTGCCTAAAGACTGGAACAAGCCTTATTCTGCAGTAGGCAACTGGCCCTATATAGTGCAGCTGGCCTGGGTAGTGTATACCAGGGAAGGAGAGGAGGTTAAGCAGGAGAACCACTATATAAAACCACTGGATTACGGCATCACTGATGTATCCAGGGAAATTCATGGCATCAGCGATGAATATTTAATGGAGCATGGAAAGGCGCGCAGGCTGGTAATGCAGCAGCTGCACAAAGACCTGCTGCATTACCAGCCCCTGATCGTTGGTCACTTTATGCAGCTCGATTACCACATGATGGGCCTTGGCTTTTACAGGGCTGGTTTAAGTAATCCGCTTACATCGCTGCCTACTTTTTGTACCATGCAGCTCACTCATAACTTTTATCGCGAAAGCGGTTATAAATACATGCGCCTGGAGCAGCTTTATTTGAAACTCTTTGGTACTAAACTTGAACAACAGCACGATGCACTCGTAGATGCTACTGCTACTGCCCGCTGCTTTTTTGAGCTTTGGCGTAGGGGGGAGATTACAGAATCTGTTGTTGCCCGGCAGCGGCAGTCTTATGCCCTGAAGGAAAAAGAACCAACCGATGGTGCCGGGAGGCGAATTATGATTTTTTTGGTGCTGGCTTCGCTGGCCCTGCTGTTATACTTTTTTTTCAAGTAA
- a CDS encoding outer membrane protein, with product MLTFSSLSLSAQDVLEDSLSSKPALTISGYVDTYYSYNLNRPASGTNTGRIFDTPHNTFSLGLVQTVFSYSFKKVNVVADLTFGPNGDLGNFGNEGTARLIKQAYISYDFTDRLTLTVGQFGTHIGYELIDAPLNYNYSLSYLFGNGPFYHTGAKLNYKLSSKAGLMLGVVNGWDALVDPNDKKSVVAQFSLAPVEGFDIFVNWIGGDEYNTESAFGDTKGSYTSLFDLTTSYQLTPAFKVGVNAAYGTFSSGSAQPEVDNPWSEDAGWGGAALYLNYEINDMLGLGLRAEQFNDPKGVRYFGPVEATALTLTGDIKLAEGRFMIKPEVRYDQSKDLFFEDSHGNLKKNQTTLGAAFIYAF from the coding sequence TTGCTTACTTTTTCTTCTCTTTCGCTTAGTGCGCAGGATGTACTGGAAGATTCTTTAAGCAGCAAACCGGCGCTTACAATTTCCGGCTATGTTGATACCTACTACTCTTACAACCTCAACAGGCCGGCCTCAGGAACTAATACAGGCAGAATTTTTGATACACCTCATAACACTTTCTCCCTGGGTCTGGTACAAACTGTTTTCAGCTATTCTTTTAAGAAAGTCAATGTAGTAGCCGATTTAACCTTTGGTCCAAATGGTGATCTGGGCAATTTTGGTAATGAAGGCACTGCCCGCCTGATCAAGCAGGCTTATATCTCCTACGACTTTACTGATCGTTTAACTTTAACTGTTGGTCAGTTTGGTACGCACATCGGATATGAGCTGATTGATGCACCGCTTAATTACAACTACAGCCTTTCCTATCTTTTCGGTAACGGCCCATTCTATCATACAGGAGCCAAGCTCAATTACAAACTGAGCAGCAAAGCCGGGCTGATGCTGGGTGTGGTAAATGGCTGGGATGCCCTGGTTGACCCTAACGACAAAAAATCTGTGGTAGCCCAGTTCTCTCTGGCTCCTGTAGAAGGCTTCGATATCTTTGTGAACTGGATCGGTGGCGATGAGTATAATACTGAATCTGCTTTTGGCGATACCAAAGGTTCCTACACCAGCCTCTTCGACCTGACCACCTCATACCAGCTTACGCCGGCCTTTAAGGTGGGTGTAAATGCAGCTTATGGTACTTTCAGCTCTGGCAGCGCCCAGCCTGAGGTAGACAATCCATGGTCTGAAGATGCCGGCTGGGGAGGAGCAGCCCTATACCTGAACTATGAAATTAACGACATGCTGGGGCTGGGCTTAAGAGCTGAGCAGTTCAATGATCCGAAAGGTGTTCGTTACTTTGGCCCGGTAGAGGCTACAGCCCTGACCCTTACCGGCGATATCAAACTGGCTGAAGGCCGCTTTATGATCAAACCTGAGGTACGTTACGACCAGTCTAAGGACTTGTTTTTCGAAGACAGTCATGGTAATCTGAAGAAAAACCAAACCACTTTGGGAGCAGCCTTTATCTATGCTTTCTAG
- a CDS encoding ammonium transporter (COG0004 Ammonia permease) gives MNEALFTVNNLWMMIATILVFIMHLGFASLESGLGRSKNTVNILFKNTIIPAIGILTYVLVGFNLMYPGEEYAGAFFGFAGFGLSMPEGAAGLIGYADGNYTYWTDFIFQAMFAATAATIISGAVAERVKLNSFLIFSVIYVAICYPIVGMWKWGGGFLNTLGADGGFLPSVLSSMVDGENAGTPFYDFAGSTIVHSVGGWGALACIILLGPRIGKYVNGKVKAIPGHNLPLATLGVFLLWFGWYGFNGGSVLSADPGLVSLVFVTTTIAAASGAIGAFIMSQVLFKTNDLTMVLNGILAGLVGITAGADQMGVVSALVIGLIAGGLVVCSVVMFDRFRIDDPVGALSVHLVCGIWGTLAVGIFGALAGPTQLLSQFIGVASVGVFCFAFAFIAFGALKLTMGIRVSATEEMDGLDIHEHGMHAYPDINDNMSYNSPEREVATGHSVSRSKVPVAAAPTPAIK, from the coding sequence ATGAATGAAGCACTATTTACCGTAAATAACTTGTGGATGATGATCGCCACGATCCTGGTGTTCATTATGCACCTGGGGTTTGCCTCGCTGGAGTCTGGCCTGGGCCGCTCAAAAAACACCGTAAATATCTTGTTCAAGAATACGATTATTCCTGCCATAGGCATTTTAACCTATGTGCTGGTGGGCTTTAACCTCATGTATCCCGGCGAAGAATATGCCGGAGCATTTTTCGGATTTGCAGGTTTCGGATTATCAATGCCCGAAGGCGCAGCAGGATTGATAGGGTATGCCGATGGCAATTACACCTACTGGACAGACTTTATATTCCAGGCCATGTTTGCCGCCACTGCAGCCACCATCATCTCCGGTGCTGTTGCAGAGCGGGTTAAGCTCAATTCTTTCCTGATTTTCTCTGTAATCTATGTAGCCATTTGCTATCCTATTGTAGGCATGTGGAAATGGGGTGGCGGATTTCTGAATACCCTTGGCGCTGATGGTGGTTTCCTTCCCTCTGTACTAAGCAGCATGGTAGATGGCGAAAATGCCGGAACTCCTTTCTATGATTTTGCCGGTTCTACCATTGTACACTCTGTAGGTGGCTGGGGTGCTCTGGCTTGTATCATTCTCTTAGGCCCACGTATTGGTAAATATGTAAACGGAAAAGTAAAGGCAATTCCAGGTCATAACCTTCCGCTGGCTACCCTGGGTGTTTTCCTCCTGTGGTTCGGCTGGTATGGCTTTAACGGCGGCTCTGTTCTTTCTGCCGACCCCGGACTGGTTTCCCTGGTGTTTGTAACAACAACCATAGCAGCTGCTTCTGGTGCAATTGGTGCCTTTATCATGTCGCAGGTACTCTTTAAAACCAACGACCTTACCATGGTGCTAAATGGTATCCTGGCAGGTTTGGTTGGCATCACTGCCGGTGCCGATCAAATGGGCGTAGTTTCAGCACTGGTAATTGGTTTAATCGCTGGCGGCCTGGTAGTGTGTTCAGTGGTGATGTTCGACAGGTTCAGAATTGATGATCCGGTAGGAGCACTTTCTGTACACCTGGTATGCGGTATATGGGGTACGCTTGCCGTAGGCATCTTTGGTGCACTTGCGGGCCCTACACAGTTACTCAGCCAGTTTATCGGTGTTGCCAGTGTTGGTGTATTCTGCTTTGCTTTTGCCTTTATTGCATTCGGCGCTTTAAAATTAACGATGGGCATAAGGGTATCTGCCACAGAAGAAATGGATGGTCTGGATATTCACGAGCATGGCATGCATGCCTATCCGGATATCAATGACAATATGAGCTATAACTCTCCTGAAAGAGAAGTAGCTACAGGGCATTCCGTTAGCCGTAGCAAAGTGCCGGTGGCAGCAGCGCCTACACCTGCCATAAAATAA
- a CDS encoding nitrogen regulatory protein P-II (COG0347 Nitrogen regulatory protein PII): MKKVEAIIRTSKFEEVHSALSSLGIPFMYSMEVKGFGKEASLSHTYRGAHYDVGFIPRTKIEVVVTELQLDDVVECILQEASTGEIGDGKIFISDVERVIRIRSREEGAAAL, from the coding sequence ATGAAAAAAGTTGAGGCTATTATTCGGACTTCAAAATTTGAAGAAGTTCATTCCGCCCTCTCTTCTTTAGGCATTCCATTTATGTATTCCATGGAAGTGAAAGGTTTTGGCAAAGAAGCCAGTTTGTCACACACCTACAGAGGCGCGCACTACGATGTCGGATTTATTCCCCGTACCAAAATTGAAGTAGTCGTAACTGAGCTTCAGTTAGATGATGTGGTAGAATGCATTCTGCAGGAGGCCTCTACCGGTGAGATCGGCGACGGTAAGATTTTTATCTCGGATGTAGAAAGGGTAATCAGAATACGTTCGCGCGAAGAAGGCGCAGCGGCCCTTTAA
- a CDS encoding short-chain dehydrogenase/reductase SDR (COG2128 Uncharacterized conserved protein): protein MRDLQERKKLIERGMQLAATLPDITPDHASEEVKAIYNDIQNILRVPLVNQLFRTLANYPEYLEQLWQHFRPAFSSNSFELEADNLREKALMEALPEIDEAIWQELDIPEQLRDFQDTIYYVLPKLLLAASTFYEAASGSIPEPRSRRGEAPVSNTQIAAGIAAGTTSVALVDPKTERPELKKLFGDIKQQHGLSLLSSYYRGMANWPPFLEQAWLAIKPLVGNSEYENLKSFIVDQAQMSMRRLPIRQPELKEVDKEQQEEVIAVLAFFRYKFIPEMLLEAALIKALLDGPAEAYTSRFSVAVQED, encoded by the coding sequence ATGAGAGACCTCCAGGAACGGAAAAAGCTGATTGAGCGTGGCATGCAACTTGCCGCTACCCTTCCCGACATAACACCTGATCACGCCAGTGAAGAGGTAAAAGCCATTTATAATGACATCCAGAATATCCTTAGGGTGCCGCTGGTAAACCAGCTATTCCGAACACTGGCAAACTACCCTGAATACCTGGAACAGCTGTGGCAGCATTTCAGGCCGGCATTTAGCAGTAATAGCTTTGAACTGGAAGCAGACAACCTGCGGGAAAAAGCGTTGATGGAAGCACTGCCTGAAATTGACGAAGCCATATGGCAGGAACTGGATATCCCCGAACAACTACGGGACTTCCAAGACACCATTTATTACGTGCTGCCCAAGCTACTGCTGGCCGCCAGCACCTTTTACGAAGCCGCCTCAGGATCGATCCCCGAGCCCCGGAGCCGAAGAGGCGAAGCCCCTGTGAGCAACACCCAAATCGCAGCAGGCATCGCAGCAGGCACCACCTCAGTAGCTTTAGTAGATCCCAAAACAGAGCGCCCGGAGCTGAAAAAGCTTTTTGGCGATATCAAGCAACAGCATGGTCTAAGCCTGCTCTCCTCTTACTATCGCGGCATGGCCAACTGGCCCCCATTTCTGGAGCAGGCCTGGCTTGCCATAAAGCCACTGGTAGGCAACAGTGAGTATGAAAACCTGAAAAGCTTTATTGTTGATCAGGCACAAATGAGCATGCGCAGGTTACCCATTCGGCAACCTGAACTAAAAGAGGTGGATAAGGAACAGCAGGAGGAAGTAATTGCTGTTCTGGCATTCTTCAGGTATAAGTTTATTCCGGAAATGCTGCTGGAGGCAGCCCTGATCAAGGCCCTGCTCGATGGCCCGGCAGAAGCCTACACCTCCCGATTTAGTGTGGCTGTTCAGGAAGATTGA
- a CDS encoding metal dependent phosphohydrolase (COG0317 Guanosine polyphosphate pyrophosphohydrolases/synthetases), with protein MSLQQEALEFARQAHGDQKRKFTGEPYIEHPKRVAEMVRTVPHTDAMICAAYLHDVVEDTPVTHQEIEQRFGKEVAMLVYELTDEFMKDKYPGLNRKARKKREVERQAAMSPEAKTIKLADVIDNTGDILKNDKDFAVRYVPEMVALVEALQGGNFELLMLACYEVQKARLALKQAGRLKQRS; from the coding sequence ATGAGTTTGCAACAGGAAGCCCTGGAGTTTGCCCGGCAGGCACACGGCGATCAGAAGAGGAAATTTACCGGAGAGCCCTATATTGAGCACCCAAAACGGGTGGCAGAAATGGTACGCACTGTTCCGCACACCGATGCCATGATCTGCGCTGCCTATTTACACGATGTTGTGGAAGATACGCCCGTGACTCATCAGGAAATAGAACAACGCTTTGGCAAAGAAGTGGCAATGCTGGTGTACGAACTTACTGATGAGTTTATGAAGGATAAGTATCCGGGCCTGAACCGGAAAGCCCGCAAAAAGCGAGAGGTGGAGCGCCAGGCTGCCATGAGTCCAGAGGCCAAGACCATAAAACTGGCCGATGTGATTGACAATACAGGCGACATTCTAAAAAACGACAAAGACTTTGCTGTAAGATATGTACCTGAAATGGTAGCCCTGGTAGAGGCCCTGCAGGGAGGTAATTTTGAGCTGCTGATGCTTGCCTGCTATGAAGTACAGAAAGCCAGGCTCGCACTAAAACAGGCAGGCAGGTTAAAGCAGAGATCATAG
- a CDS encoding catalase (COG0753 Catalase) gives MEKENKDQSGNGKSQQAGGNAAGNGKGKMGDNTLTTRQGHPVYDNQNVRTVGNRGPATMENYHFIEKISHFDRERVPERVVHARGAGAHGVFEAYGNVGGEPVAKYTRAKLFQEKGKQTPVFVRFSTVGHPSGSPETLRDPRGFAVKFYTEDGNWDLVGNNLKIFFIRDAMKFPDLIHSQKPDPITNIQSAERIFDFFSGTPEATHMVTFLYSPWGIPANYRQMQGSGVNTYKWVNAEGEAVLVKYHWEPMKQGIKNLTLKDAQEIQAKNFNHATQDLYEAIEHGDYPEWELNVQIMSDDEHPELDFDPLDDTKLWPKEQFPWMPVGKMTLNRNPIDYFNEVELSAFGTGVLVDGLDFSDDKMLQGRTFSYSDTQRYRVGANYLQLPINAPKNHVATNQRGGQMSFKTDFAEGQNPHINYEPSTIGGLKEATRPGKDYMPSYNAQLMRQKIDRTNPFGQAGETYRNFEDWERDELISNLSNDLATCDKRIQDKMIEYFTQADEDYGRRVSEGIKMATEKMMKMKKEMMGTDGPMSSKGSKAAVKEAEDKGHSAKPY, from the coding sequence ATGGAGAAAGAAAACAAAGACCAGTCCGGCAACGGCAAATCACAGCAAGCAGGAGGAAACGCAGCTGGTAATGGCAAAGGTAAAATGGGAGATAACACCCTTACCACCCGCCAGGGCCACCCTGTTTACGATAACCAGAATGTTCGCACAGTTGGCAACAGAGGCCCTGCCACAATGGAGAACTACCACTTCATTGAAAAAATATCACACTTTGACCGGGAGCGCGTTCCAGAGCGCGTAGTGCATGCCCGGGGAGCGGGCGCTCATGGCGTTTTTGAAGCTTATGGTAATGTAGGCGGTGAGCCTGTTGCAAAATATACCCGGGCCAAGCTTTTTCAGGAAAAAGGAAAGCAAACACCTGTTTTTGTACGCTTCTCCACAGTTGGTCACCCTTCCGGATCACCAGAAACACTGCGCGACCCACGTGGTTTTGCCGTGAAATTTTATACCGAAGATGGTAACTGGGACCTGGTAGGCAATAACCTGAAGATCTTCTTTATCCGGGATGCCATGAAATTCCCTGACCTGATCCACTCTCAAAAGCCCGATCCGATCACCAATATCCAGAGCGCTGAACGGATCTTCGATTTCTTTTCAGGCACACCGGAAGCAACCCATATGGTTACCTTCCTGTACTCGCCCTGGGGCATTCCGGCCAACTACCGCCAGATGCAGGGCTCCGGCGTAAATACCTACAAATGGGTAAATGCCGAAGGCGAAGCAGTACTGGTGAAATACCACTGGGAGCCCATGAAGCAGGGCATCAAGAACCTGACGCTGAAAGACGCGCAGGAAATTCAGGCCAAGAATTTTAACCATGCCACCCAGGACCTTTATGAGGCTATTGAGCACGGCGATTATCCTGAATGGGAACTGAACGTGCAGATTATGAGCGACGACGAACATCCCGAGCTGGACTTTGATCCTTTGGATGACACCAAGCTTTGGCCAAAAGAACAGTTCCCCTGGATGCCTGTTGGTAAAATGACCCTGAATAGAAACCCGATCGACTATTTTAACGAAGTAGAGCTTTCTGCTTTTGGTACCGGCGTGCTGGTAGATGGTCTGGACTTCTCAGACGATAAGATGCTGCAGGGACGTACTTTCTCCTACTCCGATACTCAGCGTTACCGTGTAGGGGCCAACTATCTGCAGCTGCCGATCAATGCACCTAAAAATCATGTGGCAACCAATCAGCGAGGCGGGCAAATGTCGTTTAAAACCGACTTTGCAGAAGGCCAGAACCCACACATCAATTATGAGCCCTCTACCATTGGCGGCCTGAAAGAAGCTACCAGACCCGGCAAAGACTATATGCCCAGCTACAATGCTCAGCTGATGCGCCAAAAGATTGACCGCACCAACCCCTTTGGGCAGGCAGGCGAAACCTACCGCAACTTTGAAGACTGGGAGCGGGATGAATTGATCTCTAACCTGTCGAACGACCTTGCCACCTGCGACAAGCGTATTCAGGACAAAATGATTGAGTACTTTACCCAGGCAGATGAAGATTATGGCCGCAGGGTATCTGAGGGCATCAAAATGGCCACAGAAAAGATGATGAAGATGAAGAAGGAAATGATGGGTACTGATGGTCCCATGAGCAGCAAGGGCTCCAAAGCAGCCGTGAAGGAGGCTGAAGATAAAGGACACTCTGCAAAACCTTACTAA
- a CDS encoding alpha/beta hydrolase fold protein (COG0596 Predicted hydrolases or acyltransferases (alpha/beta hydrolase superfamily)), which yields MHHYLIKSGLSLFCCLIFVASVIAQEAGAGHLAVAGSYFTSFDGTKIYYEAEGQGEPVILLHGFTNTLESWKSKPLYRDLAEGGFRVIVLDLRGNGKSDKPVSAAGYEQDAEARDVMGLATALGLRKYQLVGYSRGSIIASRLLVLDERITAAVLGGMGDAFTDPEWPRRFAFYRALTGEGETESFSGFLRYVEESGLDRQTLAFQQEAQPSTSPAELAKVKMPVLVISGHEDNDNGSAEALAKLLPKATVKRVPGVHNTAHQSQQFSAEVLEFLRQHKNAGTR from the coding sequence ATGCACCATTACCTCATTAAATCCGGTTTAAGCCTGTTCTGCTGCCTGATATTTGTAGCGTCAGTTATTGCTCAGGAAGCTGGTGCCGGCCACTTGGCTGTTGCGGGTTCGTATTTTACCTCATTTGATGGTACTAAAATTTACTATGAAGCAGAAGGGCAGGGGGAGCCGGTTATTTTGTTGCATGGCTTCACAAACACCCTGGAAAGCTGGAAGAGTAAACCCTTGTACAGGGATTTGGCTGAAGGGGGCTTTAGGGTGATTGTTCTTGATTTACGGGGAAATGGTAAATCAGATAAGCCCGTATCAGCAGCGGGTTATGAGCAGGATGCCGAAGCCCGCGATGTAATGGGGCTGGCCACCGCTTTAGGCCTGAGAAAATACCAGCTGGTGGGCTACTCCCGGGGTTCTATCATTGCCTCCAGGCTGCTGGTGCTGGATGAGCGCATCACTGCTGCCGTGCTGGGAGGGATGGGCGATGCCTTTACAGACCCTGAATGGCCCCGCAGATTTGCTTTTTATAGAGCATTGACCGGTGAGGGAGAAACCGAAAGCTTTAGTGGTTTCTTGCGGTATGTAGAGGAGAGCGGTCTTGATAGGCAAACACTAGCTTTTCAGCAGGAGGCACAACCCAGTACCTCACCTGCTGAGTTAGCGAAGGTAAAAATGCCGGTCCTGGTTATTTCTGGTCATGAGGATAATGATAATGGTTCTGCCGAGGCGCTGGCAAAACTACTGCCAAAGGCTACTGTTAAACGTGTTCCGGGAGTGCATAATACAGCCCATCAGTCACAGCAGTTCTCAGCTGAGGTATTAGAGTTTCTCCGGCAGCATAAAAATGCCGGCACCCGCTGA